Below is a genomic region from Phragmites australis chromosome 20, lpPhrAust1.1, whole genome shotgun sequence.
tctaaaattatttccggACCTAgcttatatggtgaaaaagtgagttcctttgtgatgcttatttatatgttctatttatatatttattaaggaactcactttttcatcatataatctAGAGTATCATATAAGAGTaatattaataatattttttagatttttgagattttattcgagaccctaacaattattataaattataaaagtaacatttttttggagaatttttgtttaaattttacatagtgTTTTTGggtaaatccaattaaaatgagttggaAATGAATTATGAAATACTTACAAAAAAAAGTTCTAGAATTTTAGGAAAAATATAAGACCACGTTTCAGTGAATTTAATGAAAATAGGGTTTATGTGAAATTAATgcataatacttatagttttatacaatttactattattatttttaccgTTAGGGTtagaatccataatcaaaatagaAAACAAACAGGATCTAAGCTATTTGTGGATTAgcttaaaaattataaatgcAGTAATAAAGGCTCAAATAATATCGAAGCAGTAGAGTAGATTACTGCTCAGTCACTACTCACTAACAAGAGGTAGGATAAAGAGACGAGTACAACGACCCAACAAGGTGGGCAGAAAGAGGAATCTGACGCATCGTCATCGGATTCCAGGTGTGCGTGGAGCAGCACCGCCCACGTTGACATCGCCGCGTGCGCCGGTCGTCCACACGGCCAAAATCTATCGCTTAACCAACGTCGTTAATCCCCAGAAGCATCCATCCCTAATCCAATCTAATCTAATCCACCTCACTAAACTAATTCAACCCCCTGCCAGCTGCCGCCTCCTCTAGTTCACACCACGCGAGTTGTTAAAGATTTATTTGACGAAGCTTCATCTTTAACAAAATTTGTAGCAAAGTATCTATACGTTTAAAAATTTGTGAGTTAGAGATGAGTGTACATTTGGTTATTTGGACGACTCATCATGTTTACATCTAAATTTATATCCAACTGCAAACATCAGATTTGATGTGAATTTGAAAGTCACAGCTCAGCCAAATAGAATCTTAGCGTGGCGCAAATCACTCGATCCCGCTTACAGGTGGCACGTAGACGGCGATTAGCGAGGCAAGAATCTTGATTAATCAGTCGGGGGCTCGGGGCCAGTACTATTCTCGCTCGCTGTCGGGGGCGCGAAGAACTGCTGGCCCCTCGTCGACGGGCAGACCTCGCCAAGAATAGCGGCGACGCACATGCGAGATCGTGGACGGATCGCAATCTTCGGTCCAAAATACGCACCACATGCGAGTACGAACAGGAGCAGTTTCCGCCTGCGCTTTGCTTCGTGAAAACCTATACTATATGAACCGACGAATCAGTGAGGATTTGAAAATTTGCAGCAAACGACTGCCTGAGGTGGCTCGCCAAGGCCTCCAAGTCAGGCCGGCGGTGATCAATTTCACACGCAACGCAACACCTGATCATAATTTTCTCGTTGGCGATCTTGACAGCTCCCGTTCTTTCTCCCGACGCTTATATGATTGTTACTGCCACGTGAGATGTGATGAACCCCGACGGTTTTACACGCTTTGGCTGCTCGGCCACCGCGGTGGCGCGGCGTGGACGTTCACGACAGGTGACGCTTCCAAGTTGGTGCCGCCCGATGGGGACCCTCCCGTTGGCTGCAGCGGTCTCACTCAGCTGGTCCTTGGACGGTGAGACTCGCTTTGGCCTCAGACGGAGGGAGAATGAAAGGGAAAgtgtttctgaaaaaaaaaacaagcggTATATGTTTTCCTACATGATTCTCGTGAAAAATGTTTATGCCTCGATTGCCAGAGCGAGAACACAAGTTGTGATAACGAGATTCCATTCATTCACGCGAATATGCGACCGACCTTTAGATAGATGGTATATGTGTTCAGTGACGGATGCAGAATAGTTAGGTAGGAGACTCATTTaacttcatcttcctctttttctttctcgtttttcttttctctctctcttttcttctttctcctttatCCATGATAAAAAAATGTTAGGTGCTAGGAGGCTCATTAACCTTtatctcccttttctttttttttcttttttctctttttatctattttttcttttttctctctcatccATGATAAATAATTGTTAAGTGTTAAAGTGACTTCATTGGCTAAGAAGCGGAACTGCGGTAGGGCCCCAACCCTCCAGATCCGCTCATGTATGTGTTGATGATCCCTCGCTATGCTCCTTTGTTAGTATCACACATATataaaagcaaattttatagaacaCTATTTAGAAAAATTTCTGTAAGACTATATCCCGTAATATAATGATAAGactgaagagaaaaaaaataaacacatatcatcattaaaaaaagattattttataaaacaaaatactaGTATATAATTTACTTCCCACGCATACTAGAATAGTTTGGATCGATAGGGCCAAATAATTGGCGTTCCTTGTCTCCGTGCCTCGCAAACCATGCACACATTATTGGGCGCCACGCCCCAAAGCTGCAGAAATCATTGGGCGCCAAGAACCAAAGCATGTGGGATGTCTCATGGCGATCGGACGTCCGGATGCGCGCGGTCTCGCTGATCCGACGGCGGCTGCAGCGCCTAACTGAAAAGGGCAGCGTAGTAACGCCGGCGACTACCCGAACAAGCTAGAGGTGCCAACACAAGCAAGTCGGCTATAAATACACTGCCCCCTTCCGCTCGTCTCGCTGCATCCATTTCCCTCCACTCCTCGCGTCGACCGCCTCGGAAAAAACGGAAATTACAAACGAGTCCACGGATCGAAATCCCCGAATCCACACCACCGCGATGGGGATCTCGAGCATGCCGGCGCCGAGGGACAGCCTGATGGCGTACCTGCTCTACAACACGGTGGTCTCCATCGCCGCGCTCGCGGGCCTGGTGCGGGCCGCGCTGGTTTTCCTCGACCTCCAGGCCGCAGCGCCGCCGTCGCTGCGGTCGGGGGAGGGCGCGGACGGCGGGGACCGGCTTGCGGcgccggggccggggccggggctGGCGGAGAGGTTCAGGAGCGGCTTCACCCCGGCGCGGTTCGTGCAGACGACgcgcgacgcggcggcggacTGCCGCGTGTGCCTGGCGCGGTTCGAGCCGGAGGCCGTGGTGAACCGGCTCCCCTGCGGCCACCTCTTCCACCGCGGCTGCCTCGAGACCTGGCTCCTCTACGACCGCGCCACCTGCCCGCTCTGCCGCGCCCGCCTCCTCCCTGCCGCCGATGAGCCCCCGCCGGCGCTCCGCCTCGTGGAATTCGAGTGATTCGATTCGGTCCGCCCGTCGCGCCCCCGGCTGTGTGCTGCCAGCTCCGTGTGGCCTTCCGTGTGAGCGTAGCAATTAGATGCTAGCTAGAGTCTCTCTCTCTGTCCCCACTTTTCGTTCGCTTCGTGCCGTCGGCCGTCGCTGTGCCGTGTACATTGTCGCAGTACCAGAGTGCTCCTATGGGTGTAGCACTCGACGAGCTCGTGTACATGTTTTCCGAACAAAGAAAATATCAACAAAAAAATATCGGAACCATGAATTGTCCTTGAGGCTCGGGTCCATTTGTGCCAAATCCTGTTTGGAGCGATTCTAtctgcaaattttgttcaatcACTTTGTGGAAATTCAGATGCAACCCCCCATATTGGAGATTGGGAGTACCATTTCTCTTCCAGCATCTGGACATGGCTTTCGCGTCCCAAAACAATCATTCGAAGAAGCTATTCCTGCAAGGTCCAAACAGAAGGCAGAAGAATCTTGCTTCTGTAGTGGAGGTCCTCCTCCAAACAGAAGGCAGAAGATTCTTTCTTTTTACGCATTTGCGGAGCGTTTACGCATTTGATCGAGGAGACAAGGCGCGCTGAAAGGCACTCCAAGGGGAGCGTTGTTTATCCGGGTCGGTCAGGTGGAGGATGGAGTACGTGGTCATGGACGTGCCCTCCACTTAAGGTTCACAAACGAACTTTTGGACATTGAAAACCGTTACTCCGGTTACTGTGAAAACCAGtcaaaattcggtgagaatttgatcaaatttgcaATTCAGGGTAAATTTAGACCGAATCGATCGAACGGTAACCGATCGAATTCCATCGGTAACCAACCAAATTGATCAATTTATCAATCGGTTTTTCTATATTTCACGCATTGACCACATTCACCAGTAAATGGTCAAATTTCCCGATTTACTGAGCGCATTTCTCGATAAcaagtgaagttcaacaaaaaaaaaatagttcaaccttgtaaaatcaataactaattcatctaagctttaaattaagtaaaattttattggtttccttgtaacatgatgtATATgataaagtatttatactcataaaaaatagaatattttatatgagaaaatgtattttctaaacctaattaaatgcatagttaagtctttgctaatccaaaaatcatggaaccaattttgttagtcttcttacatggtcctatatcttttaaaaatacacaaACTCATGAAATATGTTCAATTTCCATTCCATAAATCCGGAGTGtaggacgtatcttaagaggatctttaaaattgtattcactttatttagagtttaattaatttctccattatttttacaaagttcacaagcagaaagtgaacatattaagaaacaacactgtaattaagttttttcatgtctaccattatttttcacatttcataatgcacgcttcaactttttctcttttttttcaaacttcctccctatagaatataatgcaaacgatattatttttgaattttttttccaagaaggtcttagaattatctctagttgtttagtattttttgtgatttttattttatttttttgaatttttgaattcaaatttgaaaaccgaTCGTATTATGAAATCGATGCAGACTGATAAGCTTGGTAATCGCGGTTATCGATCAGTAACCGAAGAATTTTCAAACCCTGCCCCCACCTTGCTTGGTGTGCCCGTATCATCGATGCCACATGCGATCCTCGCATGTGGCGGATCTAGAACAAAAACTAGTggctctcctttttcttcttcattctcctcttttttcttcttctttattctCTTATTCCTCTTCCATGACAAAAAAACTGACGGGGGTGGATCCGTCGCTGGTCCTTGTCAACAAAAGCAACTTCTCCTTGCAATTGCAAATGTACATGCACCGAGCCTCTCCCGGATGTCAGTCGAAATTGCGCTCACTCGTAGCTCGCCGATCTCCGTCGTTTAACTGACGAAAAATAGAAGAGTTTCAAATAGTGAACAATAACTGAAGCCCTTTAGTGTTTCAGAGATGGGGTGTTTTGTGATGCGAAAGCACAACATTTTCTGGTTTTTTTCTTCCTATTTATTGAGAATCGACATAACCATATACTCCTATATCTAAGGCACGAACCATGAGTGGAAAATCGTGATCCATCCACTATCTCCGTGCTTGGCAACATGACTAAAATCTTACCAAAATAAAAGGACCACTTGAAGGTGTATCTAACCCGTAAGTGTAGTTTtcataattaataataatatctatggactaacaattgtgttgagaattattagtagattgttccatagatgatgcatggaggattgaTCATGAATtattgagaaatatcatatgacCAAGAGAAATCCTGATTGAGGAAttaactttgagagaaactggAACTCATGAATGAGAAATTCACTTTGAAAGAAACCAAAAATCCTGATCGAGGAAATTCACTTTGAGAGAAACCGAAAAACCTACCCTCTGAGAGTTATGAGTGTTTGGCGGCCTAGCTTCCAGGGGTTGAAATATGACCGCCGTCTGCACAAGGGTAAGGTTCCAAGTTATGTGGAGGTTAAGTCATTTTTGGGGATCAAGTGATTAAATATATaagattgtcaattgagtttttaCATACTAACTCATGTGATATGTGCTTgggtgagttggggttaggttccatataaaAACAAGTATTGAATTAAGATATTTAATATGTCGTATTGGAAGAGTAAGATCAAAACAAGGT
It encodes:
- the LOC133902135 gene encoding probable E3 ubiquitin-protein ligase XERICO, producing MGISSMPAPRDSLMAYLLYNTVVSIAALAGLVRAALVFLDLQAAAPPSLRSGEGADGGDRLAAPGPGPGLAERFRSGFTPARFVQTTRDAAADCRVCLARFEPEAVVNRLPCGHLFHRGCLETWLLYDRATCPLCRARLLPAADEPPPALRLVEFE